A stretch of Pseudoprevotella muciniphila DNA encodes these proteins:
- a CDS encoding NUDIX hydrolase → MHFLDHFNYCPHCGSQHFAVNDFRSKRCADCGFTLYHNASASTAAFILNDKEELLVCRRALEPAKGTLDLPGGFVDPNETLEESCLREIKEETGCQAKILRYLFSSHNVYPFSGFNVHTVDAMFLCRIEGDTPEAHDDVAELRWVPIGDIRPEQFGLPSISRSVERFLREFVS, encoded by the coding sequence ATGCACTTCCTCGACCATTTCAACTACTGCCCACACTGCGGCAGCCAGCATTTCGCCGTAAACGACTTCCGCTCAAAACGCTGCGCCGACTGTGGTTTCACACTGTATCACAACGCCTCAGCCTCCACCGCGGCATTCATTCTGAACGACAAGGAAGAACTGCTCGTTTGCCGCCGTGCGCTGGAACCTGCAAAGGGCACACTCGACCTGCCGGGCGGCTTCGTCGATCCGAACGAAACACTCGAAGAGAGCTGTCTGCGAGAGATAAAGGAAGAAACGGGTTGTCAGGCCAAGATATTGCGCTATCTCTTTTCTTCGCACAACGTCTATCCTTTCTCCGGGTTTAACGTTCATACCGTTGACGCCATGTTCCTGTGCAGGATTGAAGGTGATACACCCGAAGCGCACGATGACGTGGCAGAACTCCGATGGGTGCCCATCGGCGACATACGTCCCGAGCAATTCGGGCTGCCCAGCATCAGCCGCAGCGTGGAGCGTTTCCTCAGGGAGTTCGTTTCATAA
- a CDS encoding M16 family metallopeptidase — MTKGQQLKTSRPDYYEATLPCGLRIIYEPANTEVVYCGIVVGAGTRHEDAADSGMAHFIEHTTFKGTTSRKAYQINGFLERRGGDLSAFTTKQETVYYATALKSDFHHVADILTDIVFHSTYPQAELDREKEVICDEIDSYLDTPSDLIFDEFETLIFPNHPLGRDILGKAERLKQYTTADAHRYADAYYHPRNCVFYAFGDLNFARMVKTLESLLPASDFPVTPQQIVTTIPKALPISTEKGWTRETDKQTHQAHVLMGCRTIGGNDKDCHALTLLNNIIGGPAPNSRFNVRLREKAGLVYSVDAYIGFYPDAGVWSVYFGCDQKDIKRCQRLIRREMDRFIEAPITENQLRTARQQLVRQLRIARDHFENHAVSMGRLYAKYGIFRNIEEVCALYDDVTPADLQRIANDIFNPERLSTLIYK; from the coding sequence ATGACAAAAGGACAGCAATTAAAGACAAGCCGCCCCGATTACTATGAAGCGACTCTCCCTTGTGGCTTGCGCATCATTTATGAGCCAGCCAATACGGAGGTGGTCTATTGTGGCATCGTTGTTGGGGCAGGTACCCGTCATGAAGATGCTGCCGATTCGGGCATGGCGCATTTCATAGAGCATACAACGTTCAAAGGTACTACGAGCCGCAAGGCCTACCAAATCAACGGCTTCCTGGAGCGGCGTGGCGGCGATTTGAGCGCTTTCACCACAAAACAGGAGACTGTGTATTATGCCACGGCGCTGAAAAGCGACTTCCATCATGTAGCCGACATTCTGACCGACATCGTTTTCCACAGCACCTACCCACAGGCAGAACTTGACCGCGAAAAGGAAGTGATCTGCGATGAGATAGACAGTTATCTCGACACCCCGTCCGACCTTATCTTCGACGAGTTTGAGACACTGATTTTTCCCAATCATCCTCTCGGGCGCGACATTCTGGGCAAGGCAGAAAGGCTCAAGCAATACACCACGGCTGATGCCCACCGCTATGCCGATGCCTATTATCATCCTCGCAACTGTGTGTTCTATGCCTTTGGCGACCTCAACTTCGCACGAATGGTGAAAACACTGGAGAGCCTGCTACCCGCAAGCGATTTCCCTGTTACACCACAGCAAATCGTAACAACCATTCCCAAAGCCCTCCCCATCTCCACAGAGAAAGGCTGGACACGCGAGACAGATAAACAAACGCATCAGGCACATGTGCTCATGGGCTGTCGCACCATAGGCGGCAACGATAAGGATTGCCATGCGCTGACATTGCTCAACAACATCATCGGCGGTCCTGCCCCCAATTCCCGCTTCAACGTCCGACTGCGGGAAAAGGCAGGGCTGGTATATAGCGTCGATGCCTACATCGGATTCTATCCCGACGCGGGTGTGTGGTCGGTTTATTTCGGTTGCGACCAAAAGGATATAAAACGCTGTCAAAGACTCATACGCCGCGAGATGGACAGATTCATCGAAGCACCCATCACCGAAAACCAACTCCGCACTGCCAGGCAGCAACTCGTGCGTCAACTGCGAATAGCACGCGACCATTTTGAGAACCATGCCGTCTCCATGGGACGCCTCTACGCCAAATACGGCATCTTCCGAAACATCGAAGAAGTATGCGCCCTCTACGACGATGTAACACCAGCCGACCTGCAGCGCATAGCCAATGATATTTTCAATCCCGAACGCCTTTCAACCCTGATATACAAATAG
- a CDS encoding lipopolysaccharide biosynthesis protein, with protein MANLKSLAKDTAIYGLSSIVGRFLNYLLVPLYTAKISAESGGYGVITEIYSYVALLLVLLTFGMETTFFRFVNKGEHDPMRVYSTSLIAVGSVGICFVALILLFISPISNFLDYADHPSYVYMMVICVAIDAFLCIPFAYLRYQKKPIKFAALKLIFIFLNIILNLGYFIVLPHFIDNFRIDVGYVFGINLFCSAVSVLFFHKELTGFRWVFDKALMKKMWRYAWPILILGIAGILNQTADKIIFPRIVTGDLGKEQLGIYGACFKIAMIMAMITQAFRYAYEPFVFGKSRDKDNRETYAKAMKYFVIFTLLAFLLVMGYMDILKYIIAPDYWQGLKVVPIVMVAEIMMGIYFNLSFWYKLTDRTIWGAYFSGAGCAVLIITNILFIPYYGYMACAWAGVAGYGTAMVLSYVFGQKYYPINYPLKSIGIYVGVAALLYVVMALLPDEWPAACRIGINTVLILLFIGHLLYHDIGLEKLPVIGKKFKK; from the coding sequence ATGGCAAATCTAAAATCACTTGCAAAAGATACCGCCATTTATGGGCTGAGCAGCATCGTAGGCCGTTTCCTGAACTACCTGCTCGTGCCGCTCTACACCGCAAAGATCAGTGCAGAGAGCGGCGGCTATGGTGTCATTACGGAAATATACAGTTATGTGGCACTACTGCTGGTTCTGCTCACTTTTGGCATGGAAACCACCTTTTTCCGTTTCGTAAACAAAGGCGAGCACGACCCCATGCGCGTCTATTCTACTTCGTTGATAGCCGTGGGCAGTGTGGGAATCTGTTTTGTGGCACTCATACTACTTTTCATCAGTCCTATCAGCAATTTCCTCGACTATGCCGACCACCCGTCCTACGTCTATATGATGGTCATTTGTGTAGCGATAGATGCATTCCTTTGCATTCCTTTCGCCTATTTGCGCTATCAAAAGAAACCCATCAAGTTCGCTGCACTAAAGTTGATTTTCATTTTCCTGAACATCATACTCAATCTGGGTTATTTCATAGTTTTGCCCCATTTCATCGATAATTTCCGCATTGACGTGGGCTATGTTTTCGGCATCAACCTCTTCTGTTCTGCTGTTTCCGTTTTGTTCTTTCACAAGGAACTGACAGGCTTCAGGTGGGTGTTCGACAAGGCGCTGATGAAGAAGATGTGGCGCTATGCCTGGCCCATACTTATTCTCGGCATAGCCGGCATACTGAATCAGACTGCGGACAAAATCATCTTCCCACGCATCGTTACGGGCGACCTCGGCAAGGAGCAACTCGGTATCTATGGTGCCTGCTTCAAGATAGCCATGATTATGGCGATGATTACACAGGCCTTCCGCTATGCCTATGAGCCTTTTGTGTTCGGCAAGTCGCGCGACAAGGACAACCGCGAGACATACGCCAAAGCGATGAAATACTTTGTCATCTTCACGCTTCTCGCTTTCCTGCTCGTGATGGGATATATGGACATCCTGAAATATATCATCGCACCCGACTATTGGCAAGGGCTGAAGGTGGTGCCCATCGTCATGGTTGCCGAAATTATGATGGGCATCTATTTCAATCTTTCGTTTTGGTACAAACTGACCGACCGCACCATCTGGGGTGCCTACTTTAGTGGTGCAGGTTGCGCTGTGCTTATCATAACCAACATTCTTTTCATCCCATACTACGGCTATATGGCGTGCGCATGGGCTGGTGTGGCCGGCTACGGCACGGCAATGGTGCTGAGTTATGTGTTTGGTCAGAAGTATTACCCCATCAACTACCCATTGAAGAGCATAGGTATCTACGTGGGTGTTGCAGCCTTACTTTATGTTGTCATGGCGCTTCTACCGGACGAATGGCCCGCTGCATGTCGCATCGGTATCAACACCGTTCTGATACTGCTCTTCATAGGACATTTGCTCTATCATGACATTGGGTTAGAAAAACTGCCCGTAATTGGCAAGAAATTTAAGAAATAA
- a CDS encoding nucleoside recognition domain-containing protein, with translation MVLNYIWLAFFFIAFAIAVIKLVFFGDTQVFPDIMNSTFDSAKNGFEISLYLTGVLSLWLGIMKIGEKGGVVNALARFLGPLFAKLFPDIPKNHPVIGNIFMNISANMLGLDNAATPLGLKAMEGLQELNPKKDTASNPMIMFLVLNTSGLTLIPIGVMVYRAQAGAAQPSDIFIPILIATFFSTLAGIIITCLYQRINLFNRTLLLTLGGATLFIAGIIWGFSTMNSTLMDTVGTTSANVILFSIIILFLIAGLRKKVNVYDAFIEGAKDGFTTAVKIIPYLIAILVGIGIFRASGAMDWLIDGIKWCVTACGFDTQWVEALPTAIMKPLSGSGARGMMVDAMNTYGADSFAGRLSCIFQGSTDTTFYILAVYFGSVGISKTRHAVTCGLLADLAGMIAAVGICYLFFG, from the coding sequence ATGGTACTCAACTACATTTGGTTGGCTTTTTTCTTCATCGCTTTCGCTATAGCGGTGATAAAACTCGTGTTCTTTGGCGATACGCAGGTATTTCCAGACATCATGAACTCCACTTTCGATAGTGCGAAGAATGGTTTTGAAATATCGCTGTATCTGACTGGTGTGTTATCGCTCTGGCTCGGCATTATGAAGATTGGTGAGAAAGGCGGTGTGGTAAACGCATTGGCAAGATTTCTTGGTCCCTTATTTGCAAAACTCTTCCCCGACATTCCGAAGAACCACCCTGTCATCGGCAACATTTTCATGAACATCTCTGCCAACATGCTTGGTCTGGACAACGCCGCCACTCCCCTCGGGCTCAAAGCCATGGAGGGATTGCAGGAACTTAATCCTAAAAAGGACACGGCGAGCAATCCGATGATTATGTTCCTTGTGCTCAACACTTCAGGTCTCACACTCATCCCCATCGGTGTGATGGTGTATCGTGCACAGGCAGGTGCGGCACAACCGAGCGACATCTTCATTCCCATACTCATTGCCACATTCTTCTCTACATTGGCAGGCATCATTATTACCTGTCTGTACCAACGCATCAACCTGTTCAACCGCACGCTGCTCCTCACACTTGGCGGCGCTACGCTTTTCATAGCCGGCATCATCTGGGGATTCAGTACGATGAACAGCACGCTTATGGACACTGTGGGCACCACGAGCGCAAATGTTATCCTCTTCTCCATCATCATACTCTTCCTTATAGCCGGTTTACGGAAAAAAGTGAACGTATATGATGCTTTTATAGAGGGTGCCAAAGACGGTTTTACGACAGCCGTAAAAATCATTCCTTATCTTATTGCTATCCTCGTAGGCATCGGCATATTCCGTGCATCAGGCGCTATGGACTGGCTCATCGACGGCATTAAATGGTGTGTTACCGCCTGCGGTTTCGACACACAATGGGTGGAAGCCCTCCCAACCGCCATTATGAAACCGCTAAGTGGTAGTGGGGCACGAGGAATGATGGTAGATGCCATGAACACATACGGTGCCGACTCGTTTGCCGGTCGCCTGAGTTGTATCTTCCAAGGCTCTACCGACACCACTTTCTATATCCTCGCCGTCTATTTTGGTTCAGTGGGCATCAGTAAGACGCGACATGCCGTAACTTGCGGCTTACTTGCCGACTTAGCAGGAATGATAGCCGCTGTGGGTATTTGCTATCTCTTCTTTGGATAA
- a CDS encoding LOG family protein: MMQKIGVFLSARTNIDAVYKTAADEVGEWIGKTGRTLVYGGSRAGLMEVIAAATKRNGGKVYGVVPQIITQRHLESELIDVCFPCADLTDRKSIMMQESDVLLALPGGIGTLDELFTVLGVSAIGIQGQRPLVLYNVAGCWDHLITLLKDLCEKGFITRQFEEVVSVATTVDELARVITDLENSWQAVIGCKL, from the coding sequence ATGATGCAGAAAATAGGCGTTTTTCTTTCCGCTCGCACTAACATCGATGCAGTTTACAAAACTGCGGCTGATGAAGTGGGCGAATGGATAGGCAAAACGGGGCGCACACTCGTTTATGGCGGTTCGCGTGCAGGCCTTATGGAAGTGATTGCTGCTGCCACGAAACGCAACGGCGGTAAGGTGTATGGTGTGGTGCCACAAATCATCACGCAGCGCCATTTGGAGAGTGAACTCATCGATGTTTGCTTCCCTTGCGCCGACCTTACCGACCGCAAAAGCATCATGATGCAGGAGAGCGATGTACTCCTTGCTCTGCCAGGTGGTATCGGCACACTCGACGAACTCTTCACAGTGCTGGGTGTGAGTGCTATAGGCATACAGGGACAACGTCCCCTCGTGCTCTACAACGTGGCAGGCTGCTGGGATCATCTCATCACTCTTTTGAAAGACCTCTGCGAGAAAGGCTTCATCACACGCCAATTTGAAGAAGTGGTCAGTGTGGCTACTACGGTGGATGAACTTGCACGTGTCATTACCGATTTAGAAAATTCATGGCAAGCCGTAATAGGTTGCAAATTATAA
- a CDS encoding RidA family protein — protein MKKALSTSKAPAAIGPYSQGIEAGGIVFVSGQLPINPATGEFAEGIAAMTRQSLTNIKNILAEAGMTMDNVVKTSVFLADMDDFAEMNAEYAKFFEGTAPARSAVAVKTLPKNARLEIEAIAVK, from the coding sequence ATGAAGAAAGCATTATCCACAAGCAAGGCTCCTGCTGCTATCGGTCCTTACAGTCAAGGCATTGAGGCAGGCGGCATAGTATTCGTATCAGGTCAGTTACCCATCAATCCTGCTACGGGCGAATTTGCAGAAGGCATTGCAGCGATGACACGCCAGTCGCTTACAAATATCAAGAACATACTTGCTGAGGCAGGTATGACGATGGACAATGTGGTAAAGACGAGTGTTTTTCTTGCCGATATGGACGACTTCGCTGAGATGAACGCAGAATATGCGAAATTCTTTGAAGGTACGGCACCTGCCCGCTCTGCTGTTGCAGTGAAGACACTGCCCAAGAACGCGCGTCTCGAGATAGAAGCGATTGCCGTGAAATAA
- the rplS gene encoding 50S ribosomal protein L19 — protein sequence MEDLLKVAEEAFATGKEFPKFKAGDTITVAYKIVEGNKERVQLYRGVVIKITGHQNKKRFTVRKMSGTVGVERIFPIDSPAIESIVVNKVGKVRRAKLYYLRKLTGKKARIKEKRVAIAKEA from the coding sequence ATGGAAGATTTATTGAAAGTTGCTGAAGAAGCATTTGCTACTGGCAAGGAGTTCCCAAAATTCAAAGCAGGTGACACTATTACAGTGGCATACAAAATCGTCGAGGGTAACAAGGAGCGTGTACAGTTGTACCGCGGTGTTGTTATCAAAATCACAGGTCATCAGAACAAAAAGCGCTTCACTGTTCGCAAGATGTCGGGCACAGTTGGTGTGGAACGTATTTTCCCCATCGACTCTCCAGCCATCGAGAGCATCGTAGTGAACAAAGTTGGTAAAGTTCGCCGCGCTAAACTGTATTACCTGCGTAAACTCACTGGTAAGAAGGCACGCATCAAGGAAAAGCGTGTTGCCATTGCCAAGGAGGCATAA
- a CDS encoding TonB-dependent receptor domain-containing protein, translating into MKQKSLLVFLLAFLALGAAGQTKISGMVVDSVSRDPQPYVTVRIFPSNNDEVPLSTFLTDEKGAFSHEVSKAGNYNLVVSAIGKKTRKVELSVGSAGDLRLGEIGLIESKSSEGTAVVSAQKPVVKMETDKITYDMGADPDSKSTTMLEMLRRVPLVNVDGQDNITVNGQSNFKIYVNGKPNPMLSQNASAVLKAMPASFAKNVEVITNPGARYDAEGTGGIINITTANFGGPGGQGESMEGYSADITGAVTTRGQMGSGFFSMQKGKFSMSVNGSLHNGRSGLGAMDFDRVQYAETGDITTTMRNAQRTHNRFYRGGLSLSYQIDSLRLLTAAANLMGFGNNQKSVGSMGMAASGMPLMSYNQNGSTRMHFRSIDANLDYQRTFANCPERMLTLSYQFSASPNRNKSFTDFSDAVTMMADIDLTDRFSDNNMHSTEHTGQADFTTPVAEGHQLSVGLKFIGRKNSSDSKYYDVIDNVLVPNAMNSVDYRFFNDIAAAYTEYEGKMGLFKLKAGARYEHTWQRVRYADRPEQNFSLDYGNFVPSATFSFNPTPLQSIGLSYAMRISRPGIDQLNPYRDMSDPTSIRYGNSDLDAEKTHQISLVASSFTPKFIINLNFHYNFCSNGIENYSFYDESHVLNTTFGNVNKNHDFGVNAFMNYKPTAKTSIMMNAGGSYVDLRSGALDVHNSGWQGNLMVGLQQTMWWNLKLSLNAMAMTKRHVLQGTMGGFGGVMGSLTKKFFGETLSVGISGFMPFDGKNIRFKMNTSDKTFSNRMSMRMPVAQIGITATLHLGKMNISTKRVSRGISNDDVKASDQQGGGMNSGGTGISTGGMMNGGI; encoded by the coding sequence ATGAAACAAAAGAGTTTATTGGTGTTTCTGCTGGCATTTCTTGCATTGGGTGCGGCAGGACAGACAAAGATCAGCGGTATGGTGGTGGATTCGGTGAGCCGTGACCCGCAGCCATACGTTACGGTTAGGATATTTCCGTCGAACAATGACGAAGTGCCGCTTTCCACGTTCCTTACCGATGAGAAGGGCGCGTTTTCACACGAAGTGTCGAAAGCCGGCAATTATAACCTGGTGGTCAGCGCCATAGGTAAGAAGACGCGGAAAGTGGAACTCTCTGTGGGTTCTGCAGGAGATTTACGCCTTGGCGAGATTGGTCTGATTGAGTCGAAGTCGTCCGAAGGCACTGCCGTGGTTTCTGCACAGAAGCCGGTGGTAAAGATGGAGACCGACAAGATTACATACGACATGGGTGCCGATCCCGACTCCAAATCGACCACGATGCTCGAAATGCTGCGCCGTGTGCCCCTCGTCAATGTGGACGGTCAGGACAACATCACGGTGAACGGACAGTCGAACTTCAAGATATACGTAAACGGCAAACCCAACCCGATGCTCAGCCAGAATGCCTCTGCCGTGCTGAAGGCCATGCCTGCCTCCTTTGCCAAGAATGTGGAGGTGATTACCAATCCCGGTGCGCGCTATGATGCAGAAGGCACCGGCGGCATCATCAACATCACCACAGCCAATTTCGGCGGTCCAGGCGGACAGGGCGAAAGCATGGAAGGCTATTCCGCCGACATTACGGGTGCAGTAACCACCCGTGGACAGATGGGCAGCGGTTTCTTCTCGATGCAGAAGGGCAAATTCTCGATGAGTGTCAATGGTTCTCTGCACAATGGCAGGTCAGGACTCGGCGCTATGGATTTTGACCGCGTGCAGTATGCTGAGACGGGCGATATAACTACCACGATGCGAAACGCTCAGAGGACTCACAACCGCTTTTATCGCGGCGGGCTGAGCCTGAGTTATCAGATAGACTCGCTCCGCCTCCTCACTGCTGCAGCAAACCTTATGGGTTTCGGCAACAATCAGAAATCGGTGGGCAGCATGGGTATGGCTGCCAGCGGAATGCCGCTCATGAGTTATAATCAGAATGGTAGCACCCGCATGCACTTCCGCTCCATCGATGCCAATCTCGACTATCAGCGCACCTTTGCCAACTGTCCCGAGCGTATGCTGACCCTATCCTACCAGTTCAGCGCATCGCCCAATCGCAACAAGAGTTTTACCGATTTCAGCGATGCCGTAACAATGATGGCAGACATTGACCTGACCGACCGTTTCAGCGACAACAACATGCACAGCACGGAACATACAGGGCAGGCAGACTTTACCACCCCCGTGGCAGAAGGGCATCAGTTGAGCGTGGGCCTGAAATTCATTGGCAGAAAGAACTCAAGCGACTCCAAATACTACGACGTCATCGACAATGTACTCGTGCCCAATGCAATGAACAGTGTGGACTACCGTTTCTTCAACGACATTGCAGCCGCCTACACGGAATATGAAGGCAAAATGGGCTTGTTCAAACTGAAAGCCGGTGCGCGCTATGAGCATACCTGGCAGCGTGTGCGTTATGCCGACCGTCCGGAGCAGAACTTCTCGCTTGACTACGGCAACTTCGTACCCTCCGCCACATTCTCGTTCAACCCGACGCCATTGCAGAGCATAGGACTGAGTTATGCCATGCGCATCAGTCGCCCGGGCATAGACCAACTCAACCCCTACCGCGACATGAGCGACCCAACAAGCATCAGATATGGTAATTCCGACCTTGATGCCGAAAAGACGCACCAGATCAGTCTCGTGGCTTCTTCATTCACGCCGAAATTCATCATCAACCTGAATTTCCACTATAATTTCTGCTCTAACGGCATTGAGAACTACAGTTTCTATGACGAATCGCACGTGCTCAACACCACATTCGGTAACGTGAACAAAAACCACGACTTCGGTGTCAATGCCTTCATGAACTACAAGCCCACAGCAAAGACAAGCATCATGATGAATGCCGGCGGGTCGTATGTGGACCTTCGCAGCGGTGCGCTCGACGTACACAACAGCGGCTGGCAGGGCAACCTGATGGTAGGTTTGCAGCAGACGATGTGGTGGAACCTCAAATTGAGCCTCAATGCCATGGCGATGACCAAGCGCCACGTGCTGCAAGGCACTATGGGTGGATTTGGGGGCGTTATGGGTAGCCTGACCAAGAAATTCTTCGGCGAGACACTCTCTGTGGGCATCTCCGGCTTTATGCCATTCGACGGGAAGAACATACGTTTCAAAATGAACACGTCCGACAAGACCTTCTCCAACCGTATGAGCATGCGTATGCCTGTGGCACAGATAGGCATCACCGCCACGCTCCACCTCGGCAAGATGAACATCAGCACCAAGCGCGTGAGTCGAGGTATTTCGAACGACGACGTGAAGGCATCCGACCAGCAAGGCGGCGGCATGAACAGTGGCGGTACAGGCATCTCGACAGGCGGCATGATGAATGGCGGCATATAG
- a CDS encoding DUF2795 domain-containing protein, which translates to MYWTLELASKLEDAPWPATKEELIDYAMRSGAPMEVVENLQEIEEEGEVYETIEDLWPDYPDKEDFLFNEDEY; encoded by the coding sequence ATGTATTGGACGCTCGAACTTGCTTCAAAACTTGAAGACGCTCCATGGCCAGCAACCAAGGAAGAACTGATTGACTATGCCATGCGCTCTGGAGCGCCGATGGAAGTAGTAGAGAACCTTCAGGAAATAGAGGAAGAAGGCGAAGTATATGAAACCATAGAAGACCTATGGCCCGACTATCCCGACAAAGAGGATTTCCTCTTCAACGAGGATGAGTATTAA
- a CDS encoding DUF4419 domain-containing protein, whose product MTGHAEDIKIINRADGSITFVVDEDLTPINDRYRHKLFTGGDIADNMLNDEQISDEVLGIIATSFAMENNLYPMGKDAFYKTVVEAYANHQSLTISPDMIWLIICQGFARYVNAHTEEMRPKLVNHEGKMDLVVETKKDLLTEDVDWPSLIDNISSQIDKYTKNNVAKIVTSDFTTTGQVERVASQITLMESVKSYFEYIIYRIVCGIPSVTLQGTVSDWQRVLEKTMQLKAYGLEPWVNELEPILKEFIQAADGHPNQVFWKGIVRKQSIDKLKGGGCIPEKPTELDGWLLKLFPDENGQTLDKINHKKNMPSEYVRVRFKYRTINPANGNLISEMPMELWAGFIGAKVDTTNNILTPKIGWLVRVAEGDDYTLNKLKKNNENGRGIELRIKEVPEMLSQLGYIKSLRLVFTDKVVLPEWMDNMTIDEFIISGKMTEEEKANIRKRFHNIKIQ is encoded by the coding sequence ATGACGGGACACGCGGAAGACATAAAAATTATAAACAGAGCAGACGGAAGTATCACTTTCGTCGTTGATGAGGATTTAACGCCTATCAATGACCGATACAGACACAAACTGTTCACTGGAGGAGACATTGCTGACAATATGCTTAATGATGAACAAATCTCAGATGAAGTACTTGGCATTATTGCAACGAGTTTTGCTATGGAAAACAATTTATACCCCATGGGTAAGGATGCTTTTTACAAAACTGTTGTAGAAGCATACGCCAACCATCAGTCGCTTACGATTTCCCCTGATATGATATGGCTCATTATCTGTCAGGGTTTTGCCCGGTACGTGAATGCTCATACAGAAGAAATGCGTCCCAAATTGGTAAACCACGAGGGGAAAATGGACTTGGTGGTTGAAACCAAAAAGGATCTATTGACTGAAGACGTTGACTGGCCATCTCTTATTGATAACATTTCATCTCAGATAGACAAATACACAAAAAACAACGTAGCCAAGATAGTTACCTCAGACTTTACGACGACTGGACAGGTTGAGCGTGTGGCTTCGCAAATCACGCTGATGGAGAGCGTGAAGTCATACTTTGAATATATCATATATCGCATAGTCTGCGGGATTCCTTCCGTCACACTACAAGGAACCGTCAGCGACTGGCAACGGGTACTCGAGAAGACCATGCAACTGAAAGCATACGGGCTCGAACCATGGGTAAACGAACTTGAGCCTATACTCAAGGAGTTCATACAAGCAGCCGACGGGCATCCCAACCAGGTATTCTGGAAAGGTATCGTAAGAAAACAGAGTATTGATAAACTAAAAGGCGGAGGTTGTATTCCCGAAAAACCTACAGAACTCGATGGTTGGTTGCTGAAACTCTTTCCGGATGAGAATGGACAGACCCTTGACAAGATAAATCATAAGAAGAACATGCCGTCAGAATATGTAAGAGTGCGTTTCAAGTACCGCACCATCAATCCAGCAAACGGTAATCTCATCAGCGAAATGCCAATGGAACTCTGGGCAGGATTTATAGGAGCAAAGGTTGACACGACAAACAACATACTGACTCCAAAGATAGGATGGCTTGTCCGCGTGGCAGAAGGCGATGATTACACCTTAAATAAACTCAAGAAGAATAATGAAAATGGTAGGGGCATAGAACTGCGCATCAAGGAGGTTCCGGAAATGTTGTCTCAGTTGGGATATATCAAGTCTTTGCGCCTTGTGTTTACCGACAAAGTGGTACTTCCTGAATGGATGGACAATATGACTATCGACGAATTCATTATATCTGGAAAGATGACAGAAGAAGAGAAAGCAAACATAAGAAAGCGATTCCACAATATAAAGATTCAATAG
- a CDS encoding GNAT family N-acetyltransferase, with the protein MESKDIVVRHATASDTHYAERICKLIYESALNRGTGIARRTPEYVSSRMEEGKAVVALDGDKVVGFSYIETWSHGDYVATSGLIVDPDYRGMGIATRIKEQTFALARLRYPEAKIFSITTSLPVMKLNTRLGYKPVTLSELTQDPEYWKGCEGCVNYDILMRNNRRVCLCYGMLFDPKDPDNQSEGKKGSFFTPYIMNIKNKLKAIFNLKK; encoded by the coding sequence ATGGAATCAAAGGATATCGTAGTAAGACATGCTACCGCTTCCGACACACACTATGCCGAGCGTATTTGCAAATTGATTTACGAATCAGCCTTGAATCGCGGCACAGGCATAGCCCGTCGTACTCCTGAATACGTTTCTTCCCGAATGGAGGAAGGCAAGGCTGTCGTGGCACTTGATGGCGACAAGGTGGTGGGCTTCAGTTACATAGAGACCTGGAGTCACGGCGATTATGTGGCAACGAGCGGATTGATAGTCGATCCTGACTATCGCGGTATGGGTATAGCCACTCGCATCAAGGAGCAGACATTCGCCTTGGCGCGCCTGCGCTATCCGGAAGCAAAAATCTTCAGCATCACAACGTCGCTGCCTGTCATGAAGTTGAACACGCGCCTGGGCTATAAGCCTGTTACACTTTCAGAACTCACACAAGATCCGGAATATTGGAAAGGTTGTGAAGGTTGTGTGAACTATGATATCTTGATGCGAAACAACCGGCGGGTGTGCCTTTGCTATGGTATGCTTTTCGACCCGAAGGACCCTGACAACCAGTCAGAAGGTAAAAAAGGGTCATTCTTCACACCGTATATCATGAACATCAAGAACAAACTCAAGGCTATATTCAACCTGAAGAAATAG